The Bdellovibrionales bacterium DNA segment CTTCGTCTCTAAAACTATTGTAATCAACGGCAGTTCCTTTAAATACCGAAAGTAAGTCCGGCGCCTTAAAGCCCGTCCCGTAGGAAAGTCGAGAGGTGAACTGCGGCGAAAAGTGATACGCCAAGCCCAATTTCGGATTCAGAGTTGAGCCCACATCCGTATAGTTATCAAAGCGACCGGCCAATTGGATTTCAAATTTGTCGGAGGGGTTGTGGTTGAGTTCCACAAAAGCCGAATCCACACGTCGAGAACCCCGTTGATTGGAAGCCGTGCCCGAAAGGGGAATCCCCGCCAAAGACGCGGGATCGTTTTCAAAGCGAAAGGACTGCCACTGTTCCTCACTTCCGAAAGCCACAAGAAGTGGCTTTCCACGAATTTTAAAGAGTTCACCGGTAAAAACGAGTTTGGTATTGAGAATATCGGAACTGTGCTGAAACCAAGTTTGTAGGGCCGTCGTGGCGACGGCAGCGACGTCCTTTCCACCGTTGGGTTTAAAAGGATTAAACTGATTGGTGGTGATTAAATTTCTAAGGGCTTGTTGATTGGCATTCCCGCTGACGTTCTTATCGTGGATGATCGATTTTCCGTAACCTGCCGATATCTCCCAGTCCCAAGCTTTGATCTGACTCGAATAGCGAGTTTGCGCGACGTAGTTGTTGGACACGCGCTCACTGCGACTGCGACCTAACTCCTCCAGCGGAAGATACAGGAGATCTCCGTTATTGGTAAAACTGGGAGATGGATTCCCAGTGGATGACTCTATCAGATTCCAACCATTAAGGGTCGCAGGAGGAATGGAATTGTCGGGCCCGCCCATATCTGTTTCGTCTTTAAATTGAATGGGATAGGGAGCATCCAAGATGACGGCCTTCCGTTGATTATAAATGCCTACGAATTCCATTTTCGATTTTGCAGACACATCGTAGTCGGCATTTAAAAATAAATTATAGGAGTCACGTTGGGCCCCCTGGGTGCCGAACTGGCTTAAACGCGTTCGATCGGTTCGACACCGGCCTTCCGCATCGATTTGCGACTGGGGGCAATCGCCGGCACGGTGGTATTCGTCGTTAATGTCATTGATGTTGCCGGGATGACTCTCCGGGGAGCCGGCCTCCGCCAAACTGCTTAAACCATAGATGGTATCTTTGTACTCCAGAGGAGTTTTTTTCTTAAACTGACCCACCACCAAAAGGCGAACTTTCCCAACGGATTGTCCGTGAGTGAGCACCACGTCGCTCTCCTGTTGGGCGCGAATTTGTGGAGTCGCATGGCGCACATAAATGTTGGATCCGGTGAAATCTTTCTTCGTTGAAATGTTAACGACACCGGCTAAGGCTTCCGAACCGTAGAGAGCAGAAGCGCCATCTTTTAAAACCTCCACATTTTCGACCGCCGCTGCGGGAATAAAGTCGATATTGACCGCTTCGCCTCCAGCAGGCTTTGGGAGACGAAGTCCATTTAATAAAATCAGGTTGTCGGCCTCGGTTTGTCCGTGCATCGAAATTTCGCCGTCATCGACGTCGTTAAACACGGGACTTTCTTTCAGCATATCCGCGACGCTAAAGGAACTTGTCTGTTCCATCCGAGTGGCATCGTAGCGAACAACAGGAGTGGGTGCCGTTTTAGGCACGGCCCGCTTGATATAGGAACCGGTGACGGTAATCTTTTGCATTTCGGCCGATACGGCCGCATCGTTCGTCGCGGTTTGGGCTTGAGCGAGAGTGAAGTTAAGTGCAGTGATTAAAACCAAAAATATCTTCACGTGCACTTAACCCTAACGGTAACTTAGAAATTATAACTGTATCCTAGGTAGAATACCTGAC contains these protein-coding regions:
- a CDS encoding TonB-dependent receptor — protein: MKIFLVLITALNFTLAQAQTATNDAAVSAEMQKITVTGSYIKRAVPKTAPTPVVRYDATRMEQTSSFSVADMLKESPVFNDVDDGEISMHGQTEADNLILLNGLRLPKPAGGEAVNIDFIPAAAVENVEVLKDGASALYGSEALAGVVNISTKKDFTGSNIYVRHATPQIRAQQESDVVLTHGQSVGKVRLLVVGQFKKKTPLEYKDTIYGLSSLAEAGSPESHPGNINDINDEYHRAGDCPQSQIDAEGRCRTDRTRLSQFGTQGAQRDSYNLFLNADYDVSAKSKMEFVGIYNQRKAVILDAPYPIQFKDETDMGGPDNSIPPATLNGWNLIESSTGNPSPSFTNNGDLLYLPLEELGRSRSERVSNNYVAQTRYSSQIKAWDWEISAGYGKSIIHDKNVSGNANQQALRNLITTNQFNPFKPNGGKDVAAVATTALQTWFQHSSDILNTKLVFTGELFKIRGKPLLVAFGSEEQWQSFRFENDPASLAGIPLSGTASNQRGSRRVDSAFVELNHNPSDKFEIQLAGRFDNYTDVGSTLNPKLGLAYHFSPQFTSRLSYGTGFKAPDLLSVFKGTAVDYNSFRDEVICAQNGESDPNCDDGVYRVNSFGNKNLKPEQAEHYNAGIVISPNDNFTTTIDYWMVKGREGLSEIDLEEMTKAEQQFGASFLNDLGIQINRDPVTRIIQNVLHPEKVNSGIFIIKGIDFSTEYRRQIHLWGLGATSLRLQMDHTHILGSGSQTFSFRPYERTVYLDWKNILAATFAKNNHFVRLAGRTFSGYDKDISLAGIGKGTTPVFTEYDIHYQYFASWEGTLTLGVKNIFNRLPVRDYRGFIEPATTNSNYLGRVFYLSYSHDF